The Erythrobacter litoralis HTCC2594 nucleotide sequence AGCGAGAGCCGCCATTCGACGCGCGAGATCGTCGCCTGCATGCAGGCCGGGCTCAAGGCGGCGGGCCTGCCCGAGAACGCCGTACAGACCGTCCAGACGACCGACCGCAATGCCGTCGCCGAGCTGCTCAAGGCCGACGAACACGTCGACCTCGTCATTCCGCGAGGCGGACGCGGGCTCGTCGAGCTGGTGCGCGACCAGGCGAGCGTGCCGACGCTGCTGCACCTCGACGGCAATTGCCACTCCTATGTCCACGAAGCGGCCGATGTCGCCAAGGCCGTCGACGTCGTCCGCAATGCCAAGCTGCGCCGCACCGGCATCTGCGGGGCGACCGAGAGCGTCGTCGTCGACCGCGTCATCGCCCCCGCCCTCATCCTCGCCCTCGCCGATGCGATGGCCGGTGACTGCGAGCTGCGCGGCGACGAGACTGCGGTACAGCTCGACGACCGCATCACCCCGGCCTCCGAGGACGACTGGAACACCGAATATCTCGGCCCCATCGCCAGCGTGAAGGTGGTCGACGGGCTCGACGAAGCGATCGAATGGGTCGAAGGCCACAGCTCGCACCACACCGATGCGATCCTGACCGAAGACGCCGAGGCCGCACGCCGCTTCATGACCGCAATCGACAGCGCCATCGTGATGCACAACGCCTCCACGCAATTTGCCGACGGCGGCGAGTTCGGCATGGGCGCGGAGATCGGCATCGCCACCGGCAAGATGCACGCCCGCGGCCCCGTGGGGCTGGAGCAGCTGACCAGCTTCAAGTACCTCGTGCATGGCTCAGGGCAGACTCGCGAATAATTTTCCTACACGCGCATTTTCTGCTTCACGCTTGCGGATGACCCGCCGCACCGACAACCGCACGACCCGCTTGCCCGTCCCGGCAGGCGAAATCCCCACCTTCGACCCCGTGCCGATCAAGCCGCGGTCCGACGGCTGGACGCCCGAGCGCCAGCGCGATTTCATCGCCGCGCTCGCCGATACCGGCAGCGTCGAGGCCGCGTGCAAAGCGGTCAACATGTCCACCGTCGGCGCCTATCGCATCCGCCGCCTGCCCGAAGGCGCGAGCTTTCGCGCCGCATGGGACGCCGCGCTCGAATGCGGGGTCCAGCGGCTGGAAGACGTCGCCATGGACCGCGCGCTCAACGGGGTGGAGGAGACGCTCCATTACCACGGCCAGGAAGTCGGCAAACGCCGCAAATACAACGACCGGCTGCTGATGTTCATGCTCCGCAACCGCGCGCCCGAGCGCTACGCCGTGGGCGTCAACGGCGGCAAGGGCGCAGGCGCACTCAAGGGACTCAACGCCGTTGGCAAGATGGAAAAGCGCCGCCTGAAGAACAAATGGCGCAAGAAATGGGAGAAGGACTGGGGCAAGGAGCAGCTCAAGCGCGAAGTCGCGACCATGGAATCGATCAACGCCAAGATCGACAGGATCCGCGAGAAGGAAGAGCGCCTCGAAAGCCCCCGCGTCCGCGCGCTGCGCGAAGCACTCGACGAAGCCGTCCGCGAGGACAAGGCCAACCGCTACAGCGCCTACCGCGATCCCGAACACGAACTCTACCGCATGCCGCGCCACCCGGACGATATGGACGTGATGCCCTACGAACTCTCCGAAGGCGAGACCGAGGAGGACTATGCCGGGATCGTGTCCGACCTCTCCTTCTGCGCGCCGGAGGCGGAGGGCGAGGAAGCGGACGGCGACGGGCGCAGGGTGCGGACGCTCAAAGACAACAGCTGGACCTAGCTCGCTATCACGTGGCGGAGTACGGTCCGCGACCAGCGGACCGCAAGCGCGACCGCGCGCCCGAAGCGCTTGCGCGGAGGAAAGCCAAGATTGCGGATGCAATCGGCGGCGCCTTAGTGCGCCACTCTATCTAAGCGCTGCTCCCTCCCTCGAAGCATAGGCAGGTTAGCTCCGCCACAAGACGCTAGCGTAATGCAAACTCGGTAGAACCGTCGAGCGTCGAGCGAACTCCGTACAGTGAGAAATTCGAAGCGCATTTGCACTCCCAATGATTCAGCTTGAAGATTCCTCAGCCGCGTTTTGAATTCGAATTAAGCAGTTCTTCCTTTGCCATCCTCTCTAAGAGTTTAGCTACTTGCTTATCATTTGGCTTTCGGACGACAAACGATCGCTTAGCACGCGTATACGCAACGAGCCGCTTTAATTTCGACCTGTCGGCAACCCGCACTACATCGTGCTTAAGCTCATCCAATATACCTCCAAGCATCATCCAAAGATATAAGCTTCCCGGCTCAGCTAACTCAAGCAACCGCTCCGCCGCTTCTTCCCAACCTTCCGCTCGCGCACCAATCAAGTGGTAAAAATTTAGAACCTCCAAAAAACCAATCGTTTCAGACCGTAGCGCACGTTCGGCGAAAATACCGCCCAGCTTTTGAAAACCAAGCCGCTGCCTGGTCTTACTCGAAACTGATCGAGCCAGCGAAAGAACAACCTCCGCAATGGCCTCCGCCGATTCTGGATCAAGGTCTTTTGCTGCTTTGTCGAAATTGATGAACGCCATGGCGCCCCATCTGTAGAATCTACTCTTTGCGAGTTCTGGTGCGAAGAGAGTTCCAACTTGAAAAGCTGAAAGCTCAGACCAAAGTAACAGCTCGTAAGACTCAACCTTTCTATCGCGCCCGACGTCATTAACGTTCTTGAATACTTCTATAAGATTCTGCTTAATTACGACGAGTGAGTACTCAAGATCGAGAAATGTCCGGATTTTGACCTGCTGATCAGTCGTACGAGCCTCAGCCAAGTATGATGATCTCAAACTATCAATCTTTTTCGGCTCCTCAGGCCCGTCGGAGATCGCTTGAGTAATAGGCTGCCAGGTCTGCTCTTCTTCCTTATCGTTGACGGCCCAAAGAGCATCAAGAAGTGGGTCAAAATCTTTCTCAACCAACTCATCTTCAAACTGAACCAAAGAAGCTTCCAAATCGCTGTTCAGCGCAGAGATGATCCGCGGATCATTTGGTCTTAGCGCGGTAACCACGTCCAACACATCTGAAACGCTTGTGTAATTTTTCTCCGCAAGAAATTCATCAAGAGCTTGATTGTCATCATTAAGCCCCATACCGAGGGCAAATGAGTAGAAAAATCCATATCGGAAAAATAAGGTGTCGCCAGACCTTGCAAAAAGTTTGGCGTCCAATATTTCGTCAAGAACACTCATCGAATTAAATCCAAGAAGAGTCCGTGTTTTGAAATCATCACAAAACGCCAACCATCTCCTTACCGTGAATGTCGACGCCTTCTCTTTGTATAAATTTTTTGCGAAATCAGCGACTAGCTCAATTTTATTCTTGTAATTGAAAGATCCAGTGTAGCTATCACTAGGCTTTCGAAGGCTGTCGAGAAAGAACTTCTGAAGTATATCGACACGATTAAGGGGAATAAAGTTGCCGTCAACGAATAATATCTTCAAATACATCACGACGTTGCTTGGAGTTAAAGGAATGCAAAGGCCTAATAAATCGTCATACACTTTTTGCGTTACTGACGACGCGACATCATGATCATCCGTATCAAAAAATGTTTCGGCCAATTCACGCACTTGAGAACGGGATAAGCTCCACAAATGCAATTCATCGTATTCTAAGCCCAGTTCACCAAGCGCTACTCCAGCTCCTGGAAACAGGCCTCTGTTACTTGAAATCGCTATAACCCTTAGAACCTCAGGTATTTTCGAAAGCTCAGAGATCAATTTTCGGTCACGCTCCAAATCGACATTGTCTATGAGAACCGTGACCGTTCGCTCCCCAAGCTTTTCACCTTTTGTAATGTCGTCTTGAATCTTCTTCTTATAATTTGGCATGTGGCGCGCATCGCCCAGATAGGTGCGCCCGCCTCTAAGATGTATCTCTGTCGATATCCTTCCAAGCAGGGTCGTACCGCCATATTCTGACCGCGAGTCGATAAGGTATGATTTGGTGCAATCGACTAGCTGATTGACGGTGACCCCATCGCGAGACTCATCAAAATCTAATGCCGCCGACTGCGGGCTTCTCGATAGCCGTGGCTCAGTGTAGATCAATTTCTCAGACGGTGTGGTGAAAAGATTATTCTGCCATCCGCCCGCATGCTTATCAGCTTGCAGGACCTGCTCCAGAGACGTTCCTTGTTCATTGGCCAGAGACATTCGACCTGCTCGCCGTTGTCGTGGAATGATGAATCTACCCGCATAATCAGGATCGTCGGTGACGTGACCCCCTGATTTTCCTCCAAGTTGGATTAGAGTCCGGCCCTGACAGAAGGACGGACGAGATGAAGAGAACGAGGTTTTCAGAAGAGCAGATCATCGGCGTGCTCAAGGAGGCGGAGGCGGGAGCGAAGACCGCCGACCTGGCCCGGCGACACGGGGTTTCGGAAGCGACGATCTACAACTGGAAGTCGAAGTATGGTGGGCTGGAGGTGTCTGATGCCCGGCGGCTCAAGGAGCTCGAGAGCGAGAACGCCAAGCTCAAGCGCCTGCTGGCCGACACGATGCTGGACAAAGCGGCGTTGAAGGATCTTCTGGCAAAAAAGTTCTGACGCCCGCCGCGCAGCGGGAAGCTGTCGCTCATCTTCAGGCATGCCACGGGATGAGCGAGCGGCGGGCGTGCCGTGTCATCGATGCCGATCGCAAGAGCGTGCGTTACCGTTCCACCCGGGGCGATGACGCCGATCTGCGTGAGAAGCTGCGCGAGCTGGCCAACCAGCGACGGCGGTTCGGCTATCGCCGTCTGCACATCCTGCTGCGCCGGGAGGGGATCATGATCAACCGGAAGAAGACCCAGAGGCTCTACAAGGAGGAAGGCTTGGCGGTGAGGCGTCGACGCAGTCGCAGGCGCGCAGTCGGCACGAGGGCACCTGCTCCGGTGCTCGCCTTACCGAACCAGCGCTGGAGCCTGGACTTCGTGCACGACCAGATGGCGTCGGGCAGGAGGTTCCGGGTGCTCAACGTGGTCGATGACGTGACAAGGGAGTGTCTGGCAGCGGTGCCGGACACGTCGATCTCTGGTCGCCGTGTCGTTCGAGAGCTGACCGAGCTGATCGCCCAGCGTGGCAAGCCCGGCATGATCGTCAGCGACAACGGAACCGAGCTCACCAGCAACGCCGTGCTGGCATGGTGCGGCGAGATCGGCGTCGAGTGGCATTATATCGCGCCCGGAAGGCCGATGCAGAATGGCTATGTCGAGAGCTTCAACGGTCGCATGCGGGACGAACTGCTCAACGAGACGCTGTTCATGAGCATGGCCCATGCCCGTGTCGAGATCGCCGCCTGGGTGGATGATTACAACCGGGAGCGACCGCACTCATCGCTTGGCTACGCAACACCGGCGGCGTTCGCCGCCGAACTGGATAAGCAATGGCCTGCTTCGCTACGCCCTACGGGCTCCACTACGCAGCCCATTGCTTCAATCGCGCTTATGCGCAAAACAACCGCCCGGCTCTAATCCCAGCTGGGGGAAAGCTGGGGGTCACGTCATCGGGGAAAAGCGAGGTGTCGGCAGTCCAAATTTCACGCGGAGAGTCATGATAGCGTATAGGAAAAACCTTTAGATCGCTTCCCGAGAGGTGCGTGAAATTTGCCACATTTGGCCATTCAGAGCCTTGATAGATCGCCCCGCTGGCCAAAACTATTGATTGGCCCGCACTGCCGTGAGCAATCTCGACTTCATTCTCGTGCAAGTGACCATGCAGTAGCAAGTCGAAATTATCATTCACCGCGGCCTTAACACCGGTGCGCTCAACTTCAGACAGCCATGAAAGTGGATGGTGGGTCAAAGCAACTCGCAAAGCTGACCCGCGATTATGACTCTCGGTCGCCTCGCAGACACATCTCTGAGATAGTATAAGCTTTCCTTGATCATAATCATCAAATGAAAAGGCCGCAGAATTCAACCCCCACACCTCAATCGGGAATCCTGCCTGTTCAAAATTTTGAATCAAGTAGCAGGTAGTATCATCGGGGAAAATTCTGCCAGAAAAAAAGTCCTCATACCAATATTTGAATGCTCTTTGTCTTTTTTCAATCTGATAAACTGATTGTCCGTTGAATAAATCATCGATTTCACGGCGGGTTTTTAGATCACGGGTTAGACCGCTATTGAAGCTACGATCGACGTCATGATTTCCGGGCACAAGAAGGAGCCGATCTCGATCAAGTTTGAGGGCGGTTAGAAGCTGATTGAAGAACTTCTCAGCCTCTTGATATTCCCGCGCGCACCCGGTTCTAGCGATGTCACCGGTGAAGAAAACGAAGTCAGGTGCACCAAATCGTAGGGTCAGATTTGGCAAAGAATTCAGCAGCGCTGAAACTAGACGGTTTTGATCATACGAGTTTTGCCCCGAGAAATGCACATCAGAAAGATGCAACCAACTCAGCGTCCCCTTGATACCTTGCACTAATATCCCCAATCATTTGCGGGAGATGAATCTACTCCTCCCCCATTCTAAGAGCAGCTATAAACGCTTCTTGCGGAATTGAAACATTCCCATACTCCCGCATCCGCGCCTTCCCCTTCTTTTGCTTCTCCAGCAGCTTCTTCTTCCGCGAAATATCGCCGCCGTAGCATTTCGCCGTCACATCCTTGCGTAGCGCGGCAATCGTCTCGCGGGCGATGATCTTGCCGCCGATGGCGGCCTGGATCGGGATCTTGAAGAGGTGGCGCGGGATCAGGTCCTTGAGCCGCTCGCACATGCCGCGGCCGCGCTCTTCCGCCACGCTGCGGTGGACGATCAGGCTGAGCGCGTCGACCGGCTCGTTGTTGACGAGGATGTTCATCTTGACGAGGTCGCCCTCGCGACTGCCGATCTGTTCGTAGTCGAAGCTGGCATAGCCGCGGCTGATCGATTTCAGGCGGTCGTAGAAGTCGAACACCACTTCGTTGAGCGGCAGATCGTAGGTCACCTGCGCCCTAAGAGTACTAGCGCCGCCGACATAGGTGAGGTTGGTCTGGATGCCGCGCCGGTCCTGGCACAGTTTGAGGATGGCGCCGAGATAATCGTCGGGCGTGTAGATCGTGGCCTTGATCCACGGCTCCTCGATCACGTCGATGCGGTTGACGTCGGGCCAGTCGGCCGGGTTGTGGATCTCGATCACCTTGGCGTCCTCGGTCTTGGTGTGGGCAAGGTGGACGGTGTAGACCACGCTGGGCGCGGTGGTGATGAGGTCGAGATCGTATTCGCGGCTGAGGCGCTCCTGGATGATCTCGAGGTGCAGTAGGCCGAGGAAGCCGGCGCGGAAGCCGAAGCCCAGCGCGGCGGAGCTTTCCATCTCGTAGGAGAAGGAGGCGTCATTGAGGCGCAGCTTGCCGATGCTCTCGCGCAGTTTCTCGAAATCCGCCGCGTCGACCGGGAACAGGCCGCAGAACACCACCGGCTGGACTTCCTTGTAGCCCTTGAGCGGCTCGGGCGCTCCGTTCTTCACCGTGGTGATGGTGTCGCCGACGCGGGCCTGCTCGACCTCCTTGATCTGCGCGGTGATGAAGCCGATTTCGCCGGGGCCGATTTCGGGCAGGTCGACGCGCTTGGGGGTGAAGCAGCCGACGCGGTCGATCAGGTGCTGGGTGCCGCCCTGCATGAAGCGGACGTTGAGGCCCTTGGTCAGCACGCCGTCGATCACGCGCACGAGGATGACGACGCCGAGATAGGGGTCGTACCAGGAGTCGACGAGAGAGGCCTTGAGCGGGGCGTCGCGGTCGCCCTCGGGCGGCGGGATCTTGGCGACGATGGCTTCGAGCACGTCTTCGATGCCGATGCCGGACTTGGCCGACGTCATGACGGCTTCGGAGGCGTCGAGGCCGATGATGTCCTCGATCTCGGCGCGGACCTGCTCGGGCTCGGCGGCGGGGAGGTCGATCTTGTTGATGACGGGGACGATCTCGTGGTCGTGCTCGATCGACTGGTAGACATTGGCCAGCGTCTGCGCCTCGACCCCCTGTGCCGCGTCGACGACGAGCAACGCGCCTTCGCATGCGGCGAGGCTGCGCGAGACTTCGTAGGCGAAGTCGACATGGCCGGGCGTGTCCATGAGGTTGAGCTCATAGGTCTCGCCGTCGGAGGCGGTGTAATTGAGGCGCACGGTCTGCGCCTTGATGGTGATGCCGCGCTCCTTTTCGATGTCCATATTATCAAGGACTTGCTCGGACATCTCGCGCGCGGTCAGCCCGCCGCAGACCTGGATCAGCCGGTCGGCGAGCGTGCTCTTGCCATGGTCGATGTGAGCGATAATCGAAAAGTTGCGGATCTTGGAAAGGTCGGTCATCTGACCGCCCCATTAGACGCGCACTGATCAAATGTCAGTATGTCTTGTGGGCCGTGTAGGAAAGACATTTTTCGAGCCGGATTCGCTGCTTGCGAAACCGGCTCAATCCTGGAGAGATTTGCGGCGGCGCGCTTACTTGAGCGTCGCGCTGCCGAAGAAAACGCCGAAGGCGCGGCACCAGATTACGACCGAATTGGCGTCGGCGACATCGGCGGAAGCGGGAATGCGATAGATCTGCTCTCCGCTGCTCGATTTGAGGCGGCCAAGGTCGACATAGTCTTTGCTACGTACGGCGCGGCCATTGCGCGGGTTGCTGGCATCGCTCAGCCAGACGCGCAAATCGGGGCCGCCGCGGACCTTGAAATCGCCCTTGAGCTTCACGCCGAGGCCGCCGCCCTTCAATTTAACGATCTCGACACCGCCCGACGCGGGGTGCGAGCTGTCGGCACCGCGAAACTGGCCGGTCGACGAAAGTTCGGCCGCCATGGCCGGGGCCGGTACGGCGACAGCCGCAAAGCTGAGCGTGGCTGCGCTGGCGGAAACGGCCAGAATTGCCGGCTGCGATTGCCTTTCCGATAGTCTTGAACATCGTTCCATCCTTTCAAACGTGAGGCGTCAGTGCCTTCATCGCTCGGTTCGGTCGGGAGGTTACAGCGGTCGCTTTGCGAACGTGGGGATCAAGCCGCGCGGGCGGCGTCTGATGTGAGGTCCAGCTGCATGAATTGCGGTCGGGATTTTTGGCCGTCCGACCGGTTGGTCAGGGGATAGTGTCCCGGAGGAAGCGCCGCCAGCGGCATGCCCGCCGAGGCCAGCATATATGGCGAGACGCGATGGCGGGTGCACAACCCATCGGCACCGTCGCTGATCAGCGGAGTCTCGAATTCGATGCCCTGCTCAGCCTCGACGGAGCGTCGGACGGCCCCCACGACCAATTGCCCCTCGCCCAGGTCGAGGACCAGTTGGGTCCCCAGCGGAACGTTGAGAATGCCTTCGATCCGTGCGCCTGTCTTGGACAGGTTGCGCAGCACCGCATCGTAGCGATGATCTTCATGAATTACGCCAATCCTGCGAAATACCGATTTGCGTTCCGACCGATGCTTGGCCGGACCGTTGGGCTCGAATGCCAAGTCGCCGCTTTCCAGTTTCTCGAGCACGACATCCTGCGGGATCGCTTTCGAGAAGATGAAGCCCTGTATGTAGGTCGCGCCGCGTTCCCGCACGAGTTCAAGCTCGTCCATGGCCTCGACGCCTTCTGCCACCGTGGTCATGTTGAGCGCGCC carries:
- a CDS encoding glutamate-5-semialdehyde dehydrogenase, whose amino-acid sequence is MNDQTLDPAIHIQQLGTAARDAARGLVSASTEAKNKALMEAARALREATPALLEANARDVASVEGKKDEAFIDRLKLDEARVEGMASALEQIAELPDPVGRVLAQFDRPNGLRIERVAVPIGVIGMIYESRPNVGADASALCLKSGNAVILRGGSESRHSTREIVACMQAGLKAAGLPENAVQTVQTTDRNAVAELLKADEHVDLVIPRGGRGLVELVRDQASVPTLLHLDGNCHSYVHEAADVAKAVDVVRNAKLRRTGICGATESVVVDRVIAPALILALADAMAGDCELRGDETAVQLDDRITPASEDDWNTEYLGPIASVKVVDGLDEAIEWVEGHSSHHTDAILTEDAEAARRFMTAIDSAIVMHNASTQFADGGEFGMGAEIGIATGKMHARGPVGLEQLTSFKYLVHGSGQTRE
- the lepA gene encoding translation elongation factor 4 encodes the protein MTDLSKIRNFSIIAHIDHGKSTLADRLIQVCGGLTAREMSEQVLDNMDIEKERGITIKAQTVRLNYTASDGETYELNLMDTPGHVDFAYEVSRSLAACEGALLVVDAAQGVEAQTLANVYQSIEHDHEIVPVINKIDLPAAEPEQVRAEIEDIIGLDASEAVMTSAKSGIGIEDVLEAIVAKIPPPEGDRDAPLKASLVDSWYDPYLGVVILVRVIDGVLTKGLNVRFMQGGTQHLIDRVGCFTPKRVDLPEIGPGEIGFITAQIKEVEQARVGDTITTVKNGAPEPLKGYKEVQPVVFCGLFPVDAADFEKLRESIGKLRLNDASFSYEMESSAALGFGFRAGFLGLLHLEIIQERLSREYDLDLITTAPSVVYTVHLAHTKTEDAKVIEIHNPADWPDVNRIDVIEEPWIKATIYTPDDYLGAILKLCQDRRGIQTNLTYVGGASTLRAQVTYDLPLNEVVFDFYDRLKSISRGYASFDYEQIGSREGDLVKMNILVNNEPVDALSLIVHRSVAEERGRGMCERLKDLIPRHLFKIPIQAAIGGKIIARETIAALRKDVTAKCYGGDISRKKKLLEKQKKGKARMREYGNVSIPQEAFIAALRMGEE
- a CDS encoding DM13 domain-containing protein; protein product: MAAELSSTGQFRGADSSHPASGGVEIVKLKGGGLGVKLKGDFKVRGGPDLRVWLSDASNPRNGRAVRSKDYVDLGRLKSSSGEQIYRIPASADVADANSVVIWCRAFGVFFGSATLK
- a CDS encoding metallophosphoesterase family protein, whose amino-acid sequence is MQGIKGTLSWLHLSDVHFSGQNSYDQNRLVSALLNSLPNLTLRFGAPDFVFFTGDIARTGCAREYQEAEKFFNQLLTALKLDRDRLLLVPGNHDVDRSFNSGLTRDLKTRREIDDLFNGQSVYQIEKRQRAFKYWYEDFFSGRIFPDDTTCYLIQNFEQAGFPIEVWGLNSAAFSFDDYDQGKLILSQRCVCEATESHNRGSALRVALTHHPLSWLSEVERTGVKAAVNDNFDLLLHGHLHENEVEIAHGSAGQSIVLASGAIYQGSEWPNVANFTHLSGSDLKVFPIRYHDSPREIWTADTSLFPDDVTPSFPPAGIRAGRLFCA
- a CDS encoding IS3-like element ISEli1 family transposase (programmed frameshift) — protein: MKRTRFSEEQIIGVLKEAEAGAKTADLARRHGVSEATIYNWKSKYGGLEVSDARRLKELESENAKLKRLLADTMLDKAALKDLLGKKVLTPAAQREAVAHLQACHGMSERRACRVIDADRKSVRYRSTRGDDADLREKLRELANQRRRFGYRRLHILLRREGIMINRKKTQRLYKEEGLAVRRRRSRRRAVGTRAPAPVLALPNQRWSLDFVHDQMASGRRFRVLNVVDDVTRECLAAVPDTSISGRRVVRELTELIAQRGKPGMIVSDNGTELTSNAVLAWCGEIGVEWHYIAPGRPMQNGYVESFNGRMRDELLNETLFMSMAHARVEIAAWVDDYNRERPHSSLGYATPAAFAAELDKQWPASLRPTGSTTQPIASIALMRKTTARL